A section of the Engystomops pustulosus chromosome 3, aEngPut4.maternal, whole genome shotgun sequence genome encodes:
- the LOC140122888 gene encoding phospholipid scramblase family member 5-like, protein MGIGNTYLLDLLSIDDKDQTKKDFQNILPGTPQPPDNEKDSSPPWKSSPDTKPQGPRFLVPPGLEHLSKIQHIIIHQEVELLGAILGTEKSNKYEIKDNFGQRIYFAREENVYLNKNLCGPLRPFTMHIANNTGREVITVIRPLRCITCCFPCYLQELEVQTPPGTTVGFIVQKWDPLQPKFTIQNESKEDVLKIVGPYLTLRCLGDVNFEVKTLNEKSIIGKISKYWSGFVNDVFTNADNFGIEFPVDLDVKLKAALIGTCFLIDLMYFEPSSDGI, encoded by the exons ATGGGTATTGGAAACACTTATCTATTGGACCTTCTTTCCATAGATGACAAGGACCAGACAAAAAaagattttcaaaatattttaccTGGAACTCCTCAACCTCCTGATAATGAGAAGGATTCCTCTCCACCATGGAAATCTTCTCCAGATACAAAACCTCAAGGACCTAGGTTCTTGGTCCCGCCTGGTCTAGAACATTTGAGTAAG atACAGCACATAATTATTCATCAAGAGGTAGAACTCTTAGGAG CAATTCTTGgaacagagaaaagcaacaagTATGAAATAAAAGATAACTTTGGACAAAGAATTTATTTTGCAAGAGAGGAAAATGTCTACCTCAATAAGAACTTGTGTGGACCATTGCGGCCCTTTACCATGCACATTGCTAATAACACAGGCCGGGAAGTAATCACAGTTATTAGGCCCTTGAGGTGCATTACTTGCTGCTTTCCCTGCTACTTGCAAGAG CTCGAAGTACAAACTCCTCCTGGGACAACTGTTGGTTTCATTGTCCAGAAATGGGATCCTCTTCAGCCAAAGTTCACAATTCAGAATGAGAGTAAGGAAGATGTATTGAAGATTGTTGGTCCATATTTAACACTTCGTTGCTTAGGTGATGTCAACTTTGAG GTGAAAACACTAAATGAAAAATCAATCATTGGGAAGATTTCCAAGTACTGGTCTGGATTTGTAAATGACGTGTTCACTAATGCTGATAACTTTGGAATAGAATTTCCAGTCGACCTTGACGTGAAGCTGAAAGCCGCTTTGATTGGCACCTGCTTTCTTATA GACCTGATGTACTTTGAGCCATCATCAGATGGAATATGA